A stretch of Arachis hypogaea cultivar Tifrunner chromosome 15, arahy.Tifrunner.gnm2.J5K5, whole genome shotgun sequence DNA encodes these proteins:
- the LOC112750882 gene encoding U-box domain-containing protein 21, with protein sequence MVLGWSRRRKNNNHKANGKPSMELVIPNHFRCPISLDLMKDPVTLSTGITYDRESVERWFDDGNFKCPVTNQIVKNFDMIPNHSLRMMIQDWCVENRQHGVERIPTPRIPISPTDVSDLLLQLKESSLRLEQFTCLELIQKMERWGAESERNKRIIVDNGAPAALASAFDSFAGDSVERNVGVLDEILSALKWMFPLQLEAQKSLGSIASLSCMVWFLKHQDLPGKEKSIVALKELLSFGDSNNVEALSKIEGVNELLVELVNKRISQTITKNSLRVIWYMVSSSKSECGEKMKISFVELGFVNTLLGVLIDSEKSICEKALAIFDCLCSSEKGRESALGNDLTIPVLVKKVLRISSLSTDYSVSAIWKMCKFGERGDEEGKVLVEALQVGAFQKLLLVLQVGCGDSTKEKATELLKLMNPYRAELECIDSDFKNLKRSF encoded by the exons ATGGTGCTAGGTTGGAGTAGAAGGAGGAAGAACAACAATCACAAGGCTAATGGAAAACCAAGCATGGAGCTAGTGATTCCAAACCATTTCAGGTGCCCAATTTCCTTAGACCTAATGAAAGATCCTGTGACATTATCAACCGGCATAACATACGACAGAGAAAGCGTTGAAAGATGGTTTGATGATGGGAATTTCAAGTGCCCTGTCACAAACCAGATTGTGAAGAACTTTGACATGATCCCAAACCATTCTCTGAGGATGATGATCCAAGATTGGTGTGTGGAGAATAGGCAGCATGGTGTTGAGAGGATCCCAACACCAAGGATCCCAATTAGCCCAACCGATGTCTCTGATCTTCTTCTGCAACTTAAGGAATCTTCACTGCGCTTGGAACAGTTTACTTGCCTTGAATTGATTCAGAAGATGGAGAGATGGGGTGCCGAGAGTGAAAGGAACAAGAGGATTATAGTTGATAATGGAGCACCAGCTGCATTGGCATCAGCATTTGATTCATTTGCAG GTGATTCGGTTGAGAGAAATGTGGGTGTTCTTGATGAGATCCTTTCAGCACTGAAATGGATGTTCCCACTTCAATTGGAGGCTCAGAAATCATTGGGGTCCATTGCATCATTGAGCTGTATGGTTTGGTTCTTGAAGCACCAAGACCTCCCTGGAAAAGAAAAATCCATTGTTGCATTGAAGGAGCTTCTCTCCTTTGGTGACAGTAATAATGTTGAGGCACTTTCAAAGATTGAAGGGGTCAACgaactcttggtggaattggtcAACAAGAGAATTAGTCAAACAATAACAAAGAACTCACTGAGGGTGATCTGGTACATGGTTTCATCATCAAAATCTGAAtgtggtgagaagatgaagatttCATTTGTGGAGTTGGGTTTTGTGAATACCCTTTTGGGAGTCCTAATTGATTCAGAAAAGAGCATTTGTGAGAAGGCTTTGGCAATCTTTGATTGTCTTTGTAGCAGTGAGAAAGGGAGAGAAAGTGCTCTTGGGAATGATCTAACTATTCCTGTTTTGGTGAAGAAGGTTCTGAGGATTTCTTCACTCAGCACTGATTACTCTGTGTCTGCAATATGGAAGATGTGCAAATTTGGAGAAAGAGGTGATGAAGAAGGGAAGGTTCTTGTTGAGGCTCTTCAAGTTGGTGCATTCCAGAAGCTTCTCTTGGTTTTGCAGGTTGGTTGTGGTGATTCCACAAAGGAAAAAGCCACTGAGCTTCTCAAGTTGATGAATCCTTATAGGGCTGAATTGGAATGCATTGACTCTGATTTCAAGAATCTTAAGAGATCCTTCTAA